The proteins below are encoded in one region of Betaproteobacteria bacterium:
- a CDS encoding efflux RND transporter periplasmic adaptor subunit has translation MKLTLVLSTILLVLAGCTAEPEAAKEASIQVNGEIATLAEPDKATFLKLAAVERDTGGMLRLPGRLVWNEEKTVRVFPQLGGRVQSIAVDVGNAVKINQSLAVLNSPDYGQALADARKAGADAQVAAQALERNRQLREAGVVAEKDWQLAEAASVAARAEAQRASRRLAGLGGDGDGAYILRSPLAGVVVERNLNPGMEFRADQATAPLFVVTDPGSLWIQIDAGEADLANLKAGEPLLIESRQFPGERFKGVIRHVADFVDPATRTIKVRGEVSNADRRLKGEMFVNALVALPASQALRVPASAVFLLGEKRYVFVEETPGRYRRQKVEAGSEREGRIDLLAGVKEGDRVVTEGNLNLLKFFKPAIADKQAAK, from the coding sequence ATGAAGCTGACTCTTGTTCTGTCCACTATCCTGCTGGTGCTTGCCGGCTGTACTGCCGAGCCTGAGGCCGCCAAGGAAGCGAGCATTCAGGTGAATGGCGAAATTGCCACGCTGGCCGAGCCCGATAAAGCCACTTTTCTCAAGTTGGCAGCGGTGGAACGTGATACAGGTGGCATGCTCCGTTTGCCTGGTCGTCTGGTCTGGAATGAAGAAAAGACAGTACGGGTATTTCCGCAACTGGGTGGTCGGGTCCAGAGTATCGCGGTCGACGTCGGAAATGCGGTCAAAATCAACCAATCGCTTGCCGTCCTGAATTCGCCCGATTATGGCCAGGCACTGGCCGATGCACGCAAGGCCGGGGCAGATGCGCAAGTGGCGGCGCAAGCGCTTGAGCGCAATCGACAATTGCGCGAAGCCGGGGTTGTTGCCGAAAAGGACTGGCAACTGGCAGAGGCGGCTTCGGTTGCCGCTAGGGCTGAGGCTCAGCGTGCCAGTCGGCGTCTCGCTGGGTTGGGCGGTGATGGTGACGGCGCCTATATATTGCGCAGCCCGTTGGCTGGTGTTGTGGTTGAGCGCAATCTGAACCCCGGCATGGAGTTTCGGGCAGATCAGGCGACTGCGCCCTTGTTCGTGGTGACCGATCCAGGCAGCTTGTGGATACAGATTGATGCCGGCGAAGCTGATCTGGCCAACCTGAAAGCTGGCGAGCCACTGCTGATCGAGTCCAGGCAGTTTCCCGGCGAGCGCTTCAAAGGCGTGATCCGCCATGTCGCCGATTTTGTGGACCCCGCAACCCGAACCATCAAGGTACGTGGCGAGGTGTCCAACGCCGATCGCCGCCTCAAGGGAGAAATGTTTGTCAATGCGCTGGTGGCGTTGCCGGCCTCGCAGGCGCTTCGAGTGCCGGCCTCGGCCGTCTTCCTGCTTGGCGAAAAGCGCTACGTTTTTGTTGAGGAAACCCCCGGGCGCTATCGTCGCCAGAAGGTTGAGGCGGGAAGTGAACGTGAAGGCAGGATCGATCTGCTGGCTGGCGTGAAGGAGGGCGACCGGGTAGTCACTGAAGGTAACCTCAATTTGCTCAAATTCTTCAAGCCGGCTATCGCTGATAAACAGGCAGCTAAATGA